One Agrococcus jenensis genomic region harbors:
- a CDS encoding enoyl-CoA hydratase/isomerase family protein, whose protein sequence is MSGGLRVEERDSFVLATLDRPEKRNAIDQELIDALHRLCARLEVERRTLVITGSGGTFAAGADIAQLRERRATDALAGINTRCFQRIRALPMPVIAVLDGYALGGGAELAYAADIRIGTPTLKIGNPETGLGIIAAAGATWRLKEIVGEALASEVLLAGRVLGADEALAAGLVSAVLEPEAALARAAELADRIAALDPAATQATKRALLAPASAHPEIDLAEQAVLFESPEKHRRMTAFLERKAGR, encoded by the coding sequence GTGAGCGGGGGGCTGCGGGTCGAGGAGCGCGACAGCTTCGTGCTCGCGACGCTCGACCGGCCCGAGAAGCGCAACGCGATCGACCAGGAGCTCATCGACGCCCTGCACCGGCTCTGCGCCCGCCTCGAGGTCGAGCGCCGCACGCTCGTCATCACCGGCTCCGGCGGCACCTTCGCGGCGGGCGCCGACATCGCGCAGCTCCGCGAGCGCCGCGCGACCGACGCCCTCGCCGGCATCAACACCCGCTGCTTCCAGCGCATCCGCGCGCTGCCGATGCCCGTCATCGCCGTGCTCGACGGCTACGCGCTCGGCGGCGGCGCCGAGCTCGCCTATGCCGCCGACATCCGCATCGGCACGCCCACGCTCAAGATCGGCAACCCCGAGACGGGCCTCGGCATCATCGCCGCCGCCGGCGCCACCTGGCGCCTCAAGGAGATCGTCGGCGAGGCGCTCGCGAGCGAGGTGCTGCTGGCCGGTCGCGTGCTCGGCGCCGACGAGGCGCTCGCCGCCGGCCTCGTCTCGGCCGTGCTCGAGCCGGAGGCGGCGCTCGCCCGCGCCGCCGAGCTCGCCGACCGCATCGCGGCCCTCGACCCCGCGGCCACGCAGGCGACGAAGCGCGCGCTGCTCGCCCCCGCGAGCGCGCATCCCGAGATCGACCTCGCCGAGCAGGCGGTGCTCTTCGAGAGCCCCGAGAAGCATCGGCGCATGACCGCGTTCCTCGAGCGGAAGGCAGGACGATGA
- a CDS encoding DinB family protein codes for MPIEPDTKDWTWVLRERCDECGFDPAAVERDALGQRIREAAAAMHARLHGDAVTTRPDDATWSPLEYGAHVRDVCTVMHGRLEQLLAEDDPEFANWDQDRAAIDGDYTSQQPEHVAVELDLAAAAFASAADAVPSDAWERPGRRSNGSVFTVETLLIYALHDLEHHVHDVRPLAA; via the coding sequence ATGCCGATCGAGCCCGACACGAAGGACTGGACGTGGGTGCTCCGCGAGCGCTGCGACGAGTGCGGGTTCGACCCCGCCGCGGTGGAGCGCGACGCGCTCGGCCAGCGCATCCGGGAGGCCGCCGCGGCGATGCATGCGCGCCTGCACGGTGATGCGGTGACGACGCGACCCGACGACGCCACCTGGTCGCCGCTCGAGTACGGCGCGCACGTGCGCGATGTCTGCACGGTCATGCACGGCCGGCTCGAGCAGCTGCTCGCCGAGGACGACCCGGAGTTCGCGAACTGGGACCAGGACCGCGCCGCGATCGACGGCGACTACACGAGCCAGCAGCCAGAGCACGTGGCGGTCGAGCTCGACCTCGCGGCGGCGGCCTTCGCGAGCGCGGCGGATGCGGTGCCCTCGGATGCGTGGGAGCGGCCGGGCAGGCGGTCGAACGGCTCCGTCTTCACGGTCGAGACGCTGCTGATCTACGCGCTGCACGACCTCGAGCACCACGTGCACGACGTGCGGCCGCTCGCCGCGTAG
- a CDS encoding ATP-dependent DNA ligase, which translates to MAAADRIVVGGRSLRFSNPDKVLYPSTGTTKRDVLEYVLRASGPLIAHAGGRPVTRKRWVEGVGTEQKPGQVFFQKTLERGAPDWIQTVELQHSTGPKQYPVLSEPAALAWMAQMGALELHVPQWRMLDGDRQNPDRLVLDLDPGEGADLDDCAQVALWVRELLEDIGLHPVPLTSGSKGLHMYARLDGTVTSEQASEVAHQLARSLEAMHPELIVSDMKKSLRTGKVLLDWSQNSGSKTTVAPYSLRGRLLPTVAAPRTWDEIEAGGLQQLEYTEVLERLERDGDLIASLDPPPDRLAKYRGMRSAHRTPEPVPAEPPTSTDGRSWVVQKHQASRLHYDFRLEQDGVLVSWAVPKGLPSTPKQNRLGVQTEDHPLEYGSFEGTIPKGEYGAGTVQIWDAGTYELEKWRDDEVIATLHGRPDGGLGGDPYRFALIRTDADKRQWLVHRMKEQDAERDARLKGYAPSKAAEAREAQGEAGDADVDAEADTAQAAPPKRRLGKQLGSGRSKGDRVTDLRPMLASLSDASAIDDEREWSFEVKWDGWRVIVERSGTTVRLLSRNGRDLSGAFPDLVEAVPAAVATDAVLDGEIVILKRGAADFEALQDRGGLSGRQAARAAKATPATIMLFDLLEEEGERLLDERLDDRQSRLDALVHESARVKISKPLRGSLERILEVTAERGLEGVMAKRHDSRYRPGRRSDDWRKLKHQQMEEVVVIGWLEGNGSLAGTVGSLVLARPGEGGRLQYAGRVGSGFSGADRDRLRDQLRPRRTTPAVDGVPADVVKKVRWVRAAVGEVEHAERTTSGALRHPVWRGLRADKTVADLAV; encoded by the coding sequence GTGGCGGCGGCCGATCGCATCGTCGTCGGCGGGCGGAGCCTGCGGTTCTCCAACCCCGACAAGGTGCTGTATCCGTCGACCGGCACGACCAAGCGCGACGTGCTCGAGTACGTGCTGCGCGCATCCGGGCCGCTCATCGCGCACGCCGGCGGCCGCCCGGTCACCCGCAAGCGCTGGGTCGAGGGGGTCGGCACCGAGCAGAAGCCGGGGCAGGTCTTCTTCCAGAAGACGCTCGAGCGGGGCGCGCCGGACTGGATCCAGACGGTCGAGCTGCAGCACTCGACCGGGCCGAAGCAGTACCCGGTGCTGTCCGAGCCGGCCGCGCTCGCGTGGATGGCGCAGATGGGCGCGCTCGAGCTGCACGTGCCGCAGTGGCGCATGCTCGACGGCGACCGGCAGAACCCCGACCGGCTCGTCCTCGACCTCGACCCCGGCGAGGGCGCCGACCTCGACGACTGCGCGCAGGTGGCGCTCTGGGTGCGCGAGCTGCTCGAGGACATCGGCCTGCACCCGGTGCCGCTCACGAGCGGGTCGAAGGGCCTCCACATGTACGCGCGGCTCGACGGCACGGTGACGAGCGAGCAGGCGAGCGAGGTCGCGCACCAGCTCGCGCGCTCGCTCGAGGCGATGCATCCCGAGCTCATCGTCAGCGACATGAAGAAGTCGCTCCGCACCGGCAAGGTGCTGCTCGACTGGAGCCAGAACTCCGGCTCGAAGACGACGGTCGCGCCCTACTCGCTGCGCGGCCGGCTGCTGCCGACCGTCGCCGCCCCCCGCACCTGGGACGAGATCGAGGCCGGCGGCCTGCAGCAGCTGGAGTACACCGAGGTGCTCGAGCGGCTCGAGCGCGACGGCGACCTGATCGCGTCGCTCGACCCGCCGCCCGACCGGCTCGCGAAGTACCGCGGCATGCGCTCGGCGCACCGCACGCCCGAGCCCGTCCCCGCCGAGCCGCCCACCTCGACCGACGGGCGCTCGTGGGTCGTGCAGAAGCACCAGGCGAGCAGGCTGCACTACGACTTCCGGCTCGAGCAGGACGGCGTGCTCGTGTCGTGGGCGGTGCCGAAGGGGCTCCCGTCCACCCCGAAGCAGAACCGCCTGGGCGTGCAGACCGAGGACCACCCGCTCGAGTACGGCTCGTTCGAGGGCACGATCCCGAAGGGCGAGTACGGCGCCGGCACGGTGCAGATCTGGGACGCGGGCACGTACGAGCTCGAGAAGTGGCGCGACGACGAGGTGATCGCCACGCTGCACGGCCGGCCCGACGGCGGACTCGGCGGCGACCCGTACCGGTTCGCGCTCATCCGCACCGATGCGGACAAGCGGCAGTGGCTCGTGCACCGGATGAAGGAGCAGGACGCCGAGCGCGACGCGCGGCTGAAGGGCTACGCGCCGTCGAAGGCGGCCGAGGCGCGCGAGGCGCAGGGCGAGGCGGGGGATGCCGACGTCGATGCAGAGGCCGACACGGCCCAGGCGGCGCCGCCGAAGCGTCGGCTCGGCAAGCAGCTCGGCTCCGGGCGCTCGAAGGGCGACCGCGTGACCGACCTGCGGCCGATGCTCGCGTCGCTCAGCGACGCATCCGCCATCGACGACGAGCGGGAGTGGTCGTTCGAGGTGAAGTGGGACGGCTGGCGGGTGATCGTCGAGCGCAGCGGCACGACCGTGCGGCTGCTGAGCCGCAACGGCCGCGACCTGTCGGGTGCCTTCCCCGACCTCGTGGAGGCGGTGCCGGCCGCGGTCGCGACGGATGCGGTGCTCGACGGCGAGATCGTCATCCTGAAGCGCGGCGCGGCCGACTTCGAGGCGCTGCAGGACCGCGGCGGGCTCAGCGGGCGGCAGGCGGCGCGGGCCGCGAAGGCGACGCCGGCGACGATCATGCTCTTCGACCTGCTCGAGGAGGAGGGCGAGCGGCTCCTCGACGAGCGGCTCGACGACCGGCAGTCGCGGCTCGACGCCCTCGTGCACGAGAGCGCGCGCGTGAAGATCTCGAAGCCGCTGCGCGGATCGCTCGAGCGGATCCTCGAGGTGACGGCCGAGCGCGGGCTCGAGGGCGTGATGGCGAAGCGGCACGACAGCCGCTACCGGCCGGGCAGGCGGAGCGACGACTGGCGCAAGCTCAAGCACCAGCAGATGGAGGAGGTCGTCGTCATCGGCTGGCTCGAGGGCAACGGGTCGCTCGCCGGCACGGTCGGCTCGCTCGTGCTCGCACGACCGGGCGAGGGCGGACGGCTGCAGTACGCCGGCCGCGTCGGGTCGGGCTTCTCGGGGGCCGACCGCGACCGGCTGCGAGACCAGCTGCGGCCGCGGAGGACGACGCCCGCCGTCGACGGCGTGCCCGCCGACGTCGTGAAGAAGGTGCGCTGGGTGCGCGCGGCGGTCGGCGAGGTGGAGCACGCCGAGCGCACCACGTCCGGGGCGCTGCGGCACCCGGTCTGGCGCGGCCTCCGCGCCGACAAGACGGTCGCCGACCTCGCGGTCTAG
- a CDS encoding acyl-CoA dehydrogenase family protein yields the protein MTTDLLDIASLLSDEERAVQSRIRALVDREVKPHIADWFERGHFPRELVPALAAEGLLGMHLTCHGCAGRSAVEYGLAMAELEAGDSGIRTFVSVQGSLAMTAIAKHGSDAQRDAWLPRMADGSAIGCFALTEPDAGSDPGAMRTVARRDGDDWILDGTKRWIGLASIADVAVVWAQTDEGVRGFLVETSSPGFTATPIAPKLSMRASIQCDIALDGVRVPESMRLPDARGLRAPFECLSEARFGIAWGALGAARDALETTLAYVGEREVFGRPLAGMQLTQARLAEMVLALQQAQLLALHLGRRKDAGLLRPHEISMGKLASCRAAIDICREARALLGGNGITLDLSPMRHAANLESVRTYEGTDEVHTLVIGQALTGLSAFRG from the coding sequence ATGACCACCGACCTCCTCGACATCGCCTCGCTGCTCAGCGACGAGGAGCGCGCCGTGCAGTCGCGCATCCGCGCGCTCGTCGACCGCGAGGTCAAGCCGCACATCGCCGACTGGTTCGAGCGCGGCCACTTCCCGCGCGAGCTGGTGCCGGCGCTCGCCGCCGAGGGACTCCTCGGCATGCACCTCACGTGCCACGGATGCGCCGGCCGCAGCGCCGTCGAGTACGGCCTCGCAATGGCGGAGCTCGAGGCCGGCGACAGCGGCATCCGCACGTTCGTCTCGGTGCAGGGATCGCTCGCGATGACGGCGATCGCGAAGCACGGGTCCGACGCGCAGCGCGACGCCTGGCTGCCGCGCATGGCCGACGGCTCGGCGATCGGCTGCTTCGCGCTCACCGAGCCGGATGCCGGCAGCGACCCCGGCGCGATGCGCACGGTCGCGCGCCGCGACGGCGACGACTGGATCCTCGACGGCACGAAGCGCTGGATCGGCCTCGCGTCGATCGCCGACGTCGCCGTCGTCTGGGCCCAGACCGACGAGGGGGTGCGCGGCTTCCTCGTCGAGACGTCGTCGCCTGGATTCACTGCGACGCCGATCGCGCCGAAGCTGTCGATGCGGGCGTCGATCCAGTGCGACATCGCGCTCGACGGCGTGCGCGTGCCCGAGTCGATGCGGCTACCGGATGCCCGCGGCCTGCGGGCGCCGTTCGAGTGCCTGAGCGAGGCGCGCTTCGGGATCGCGTGGGGCGCGCTCGGCGCAGCGCGCGACGCGCTCGAGACGACCCTCGCCTACGTCGGCGAGCGCGAGGTCTTCGGCCGCCCGCTCGCCGGGATGCAGCTGACGCAGGCCCGGCTCGCCGAGATGGTGCTGGCACTGCAGCAGGCGCAGCTGCTCGCGCTGCACCTCGGGAGGCGCAAGGACGCGGGGCTGCTGCGCCCGCACGAGATCTCGATGGGCAAGCTCGCCTCCTGCCGAGCGGCGATCGACATCTGCCGCGAGGCGCGGGCGCTGCTGGGCGGCAACGGCATCACGCTCGACCTCTCCCCCATGCGGCACGCGGCGAACCTCGAGAGCGTGCGCACCTACGAGGGCACCGACGAGGTGCACACGCTCGTGATCGGGCAGGCGCTGACGGGGCTGAGCGCGTTCCGCGGCTGA
- a CDS encoding Ku protein, whose product MRAIWKGSITFGLVNVPVKLYSATEEHDLQLHQVHDADGGRIRYERKCEVCGKKIAYEHIDKAYDDGEQTVVLTGEDLEALPAERSREIEVLEFVPNEQIDPILFERSYYLEPDSKSPKAYVLLRRVLEETERTAVVRISLRQRTRLATMRVRDDVLLVQTIRWSDEVRAAEFSALDDDVTVGKREMDLARSIVRDLEADFEPEQYVDEYQEQLRTLVEAKLEQGDALNTAATFGETEEDEGAEVIDLLEALQRSVEKRKGSSAKGDADDAEDEAEEEDAAKDAPAKRTSRSTTARSSAAKSTDAKAAAKKPAAKKPAAKSTAKSPASKPAAKTTAAKKPAAKTTAAKKPAAKSTAASKRKSA is encoded by the coding sequence ATGCGCGCGATCTGGAAGGGCTCGATCACCTTCGGGCTGGTCAATGTGCCCGTGAAGCTCTACTCGGCGACCGAGGAGCACGACCTGCAGCTGCACCAGGTGCACGACGCCGACGGCGGGCGGATCCGGTACGAGCGCAAGTGCGAGGTCTGCGGCAAGAAGATCGCGTACGAGCACATCGACAAGGCGTACGACGACGGCGAGCAGACCGTCGTGCTGACCGGCGAGGACCTCGAGGCGCTGCCGGCCGAGCGCAGCCGCGAGATCGAGGTGCTCGAGTTCGTGCCCAACGAGCAGATCGACCCGATCCTGTTCGAGCGCAGCTACTACCTCGAGCCCGACTCCAAGAGCCCGAAGGCGTACGTGCTGCTGCGCCGCGTGCTCGAGGAGACCGAGCGCACCGCGGTCGTGCGCATCTCGCTGCGGCAGCGCACGCGGCTCGCGACGATGCGGGTGCGCGACGACGTGCTGCTCGTGCAGACCATCCGCTGGTCGGACGAGGTGCGGGCGGCCGAGTTCTCGGCGCTCGACGACGACGTCACGGTCGGCAAGCGCGAGATGGACCTCGCCCGCTCGATCGTGCGCGACCTCGAGGCCGACTTCGAGCCGGAGCAGTACGTCGACGAGTACCAGGAGCAGCTGCGCACCCTCGTCGAGGCGAAGCTCGAGCAGGGTGACGCGCTCAACACCGCCGCGACCTTCGGCGAGACCGAGGAGGACGAGGGCGCCGAGGTGATCGACCTGCTCGAGGCGCTGCAGCGCTCCGTCGAGAAGCGCAAGGGGTCGAGCGCGAAGGGCGACGCGGACGACGCGGAGGACGAGGCCGAGGAGGAGGACGCCGCGAAGGACGCGCCGGCGAAGCGCACGTCGAGGTCGACGACGGCGAGGTCGTCGGCGGCGAAGTCCACGGACGCGAAGGCGGCGGCGAAGAAGCCGGCCGCGAAGAAGCCCGCCGCGAAGTCGACGGCGAAGTCGCCGGCCTCGAAGCCCGCGGCGAAGACGACGGCGGCCAAGAAGCCGGCGGCGAAGACGACGGCGGCCAAGAAGCCGGCGGCGAAGTCCACGGCGGCGAGCAAGCGGAAGTCCGCCTGA
- a CDS encoding carboxylate-amine ligase gives MTLQHPVRRAPRTFGVEEEVILLEPGSLAPVDVADEVIAELEHSDADVHWITHEYLRAQVEFSSPVLADADAADRVVREFRRAVAGAVARRGLLAASSGTAYGAGRSATGAGERYARFAQELGAIHPDHRIQGLHVHVAVWSREEGVAVMRALRPWLAPLLALTANSPCFGGIDTGFASWRTIVGRRFTTASVPPAFADAADYDRRVRALVGLGATLDRSSIFWMMRLAERYPTVELRVFDAQLTADETVGAALLARALVESAAAGDLPHAAAAAHAEHLDAAVWHAARHGLDDVLVDPVTASIAPARHVIERMLDAVRPALDASGDRDRVEALVARLRAEGNGAARQRAALAEGVPALERLLRTSFAPPAAA, from the coding sequence ATGACCCTGCAGCATCCTGTGCGGCGCGCTCCTCGCACGTTCGGCGTAGAGGAGGAGGTGATCCTGCTCGAACCGGGCTCGCTCGCGCCGGTCGACGTCGCCGACGAGGTGATCGCCGAGCTCGAGCACTCCGATGCCGACGTGCACTGGATCACCCACGAGTACCTCCGCGCGCAGGTCGAGTTCTCGTCGCCCGTGCTCGCCGATGCGGATGCGGCCGATCGGGTGGTGCGGGAGTTCCGGCGCGCGGTCGCGGGCGCGGTCGCGCGCCGCGGGCTGCTGGCCGCGAGCTCCGGCACCGCGTACGGCGCCGGCCGGTCGGCCACCGGGGCGGGCGAGCGGTACGCGCGCTTCGCGCAGGAGCTGGGCGCCATCCATCCCGACCACCGCATCCAGGGGCTGCACGTGCACGTCGCGGTCTGGTCGCGCGAGGAGGGCGTCGCGGTGATGCGCGCGCTGCGGCCGTGGCTCGCGCCGCTCCTGGCCCTCACCGCGAACTCCCCGTGCTTCGGCGGCATCGACACCGGCTTCGCGAGCTGGCGCACCATCGTGGGGCGCCGCTTCACGACGGCGTCGGTGCCGCCGGCGTTCGCGGATGCCGCCGACTACGACCGGCGCGTGCGCGCCCTCGTCGGCCTCGGCGCGACGCTCGACCGCTCCTCGATCTTCTGGATGATGCGGCTCGCCGAGCGCTACCCGACGGTCGAGCTGCGCGTGTTCGACGCGCAGCTGACCGCCGACGAGACGGTCGGGGCCGCGCTGCTGGCCCGGGCTCTCGTGGAGTCGGCGGCCGCCGGTGACCTGCCGCATGCGGCGGCGGCCGCGCACGCCGAGCACCTGGACGCCGCGGTGTGGCACGCCGCGCGCCACGGGCTCGACGACGTGCTCGTCGACCCGGTCACGGCATCGATCGCGCCCGCCCGGCACGTGATCGAGCGCATGCTCGACGCCGTGCGCCCGGCGCTCGACGCATCGGGCGACCGCGATCGCGTCGAGGCGCTCGTCGCGCGGCTCCGCGCCGAGGGGAACGGCGCCGCCCGGCAGCGCGCGGCGCTCGCGGAAGGCGTGCCCGCGCTCGAGCGGCTGCTGCGCACGAGCTTCGCGCCCCCGGCCGCCGCCTAG
- a CDS encoding thiolase family protein, with protein MPEAFLIGGARTPVGRYGGALASVRPDDLAALVLGEAVARAGIDPGLIDEVILGGANQAGEDNRNVARMAVLLADLPDSVPGITVNRLCASGMSAIIMASQMIRSGDADIVVAGGVESMTRAPWVQAKPEKPWAKPGEAFDTSIGWRFANPKLLARDKATYAMPETAEEVARVDGITRAEADAFALRSHERAIAAIDAGRFADEIVAVPTKRGDVAVDEGPRRDTTLERLAALRPVVAGGSVVTAGNASSLNDGASAIVVASEDAVRRLGLTPRARIVGGASAGLAPEIMGLGPVPATEKLLARTGLTIDDIGAVELNEAFATQSLAVIRRLGLDDTIVNADGGAIALGHPLGSSGARLVVTLLGRMEREGARRGLATMCVGVGQGTSIILERP; from the coding sequence ATGCCCGAGGCCTTCCTCATCGGCGGCGCTCGAACGCCGGTCGGACGCTACGGCGGCGCGCTCGCGAGCGTGCGCCCGGACGACCTCGCGGCCCTCGTGCTCGGCGAGGCGGTCGCCCGTGCGGGCATCGACCCCGGTCTGATCGACGAGGTCATCCTCGGCGGCGCCAACCAGGCGGGCGAGGACAACCGCAACGTCGCGCGCATGGCCGTGCTGCTGGCCGACCTGCCCGACTCCGTGCCGGGCATCACGGTGAACCGGCTCTGCGCATCCGGCATGTCGGCGATCATCATGGCGTCGCAGATGATCCGCTCGGGCGACGCCGACATCGTCGTCGCCGGCGGCGTCGAGTCGATGACGCGGGCGCCCTGGGTGCAGGCGAAGCCGGAGAAGCCGTGGGCCAAGCCGGGCGAGGCGTTCGACACGTCGATCGGCTGGCGGTTCGCCAACCCGAAGCTGCTAGCGCGCGACAAGGCGACCTACGCGATGCCGGAGACGGCCGAGGAGGTCGCCCGCGTCGACGGCATCACCCGCGCCGAGGCCGACGCCTTCGCGCTGCGCTCGCATGAGCGGGCGATCGCCGCCATCGACGCCGGGCGGTTCGCCGACGAGATCGTCGCGGTGCCCACGAAGCGCGGCGACGTCGCGGTCGACGAGGGCCCGCGCCGCGACACCACGCTCGAGCGGCTCGCAGCGCTGCGGCCCGTCGTCGCGGGCGGCTCGGTCGTCACCGCGGGCAACGCGTCGTCGCTCAACGACGGCGCCTCGGCGATCGTGGTCGCGAGCGAGGATGCCGTGCGTCGCCTCGGGCTGACGCCGCGCGCCCGCATCGTGGGCGGCGCGAGCGCGGGCCTCGCCCCCGAGATCATGGGGCTCGGCCCGGTGCCGGCGACCGAGAAGCTGCTCGCGCGCACGGGGCTCACGATCGACGACATCGGCGCGGTCGAACTCAACGAGGCGTTCGCGACCCAGTCGCTCGCCGTCATCCGGCGGCTCGGGCTCGACGACACGATCGTCAACGCCGACGGCGGCGCGATCGCGCTCGGGCATCCGCTTGGCTCGTCGGGTGCGCGCCTCGTCGTGACGCTGCTCGGTCGCATGGAGCGCGAGGGCGCGCGCCGCGGCCTCGCGACGATGTGCGTCGGCGTCGGCCAGGGCACGTCGATCATCCTGGAGCGCCCGTGA
- a CDS encoding 3-hydroxyacyl-CoA dehydrogenase family protein, with translation MTDTTDATVGAGAPERVGVLGGGRMGAGIAHAFVLAGSQVVVVERDADAAHAADERVRASLAKSVERGWAEPLDDLTGRIRVATDVTAFADADLVIEAVPEDEALKAEALARVEAVLHDRAALASNTSSISIGRLAAALERPARFLGLHFFNPVPASTLVEIVLGDDTDPRLANDARAWVEAIGKAPVTVHDAPGFASSRLGVAIGLEAIRMVEEGVASPGDIDLAMELGYKHPTGPLRTTDIVGLDVRLGIAEQLHRELGPRFEPPALLRQMVADGRLGKKSGRGFYDWT, from the coding sequence ATGACCGACACGACGGATGCCACGGTCGGCGCGGGCGCGCCCGAGCGCGTCGGCGTGCTCGGCGGCGGCCGCATGGGCGCCGGCATCGCGCACGCGTTCGTGCTCGCCGGCAGCCAGGTCGTCGTGGTCGAGCGCGACGCCGACGCGGCGCACGCCGCCGACGAGCGGGTGCGCGCGAGCCTCGCGAAGAGCGTCGAGCGCGGCTGGGCCGAGCCGCTCGACGACCTGACCGGCCGCATCCGCGTCGCCACCGACGTCACCGCCTTCGCCGACGCCGACCTCGTCATCGAGGCGGTGCCCGAGGACGAGGCGCTCAAGGCGGAGGCGCTCGCCCGCGTCGAGGCCGTCCTGCACGACCGCGCGGCGCTCGCGAGCAACACCTCGTCGATCTCGATCGGCAGGCTCGCCGCGGCGCTCGAGCGCCCCGCCCGCTTCCTCGGGCTGCACTTCTTCAACCCGGTGCCCGCATCGACGCTCGTCGAGATCGTGCTCGGCGACGACACGGACCCGCGGCTCGCGAACGACGCGCGCGCCTGGGTCGAGGCGATCGGCAAGGCGCCGGTGACCGTCCACGACGCGCCCGGCTTCGCGAGCTCGCGGCTCGGCGTCGCGATCGGCCTCGAGGCGATCCGCATGGTCGAGGAGGGCGTCGCGAGCCCGGGCGACATCGATCTCGCGATGGAGCTCGGCTACAAGCACCCGACCGGCCCGCTGCGCACGACCGACATCGTGGGCCTCGACGTGCGGCTCGGCATCGCCGAGCAGCTGCACCGCGAGCTCGGCCCGCGCTTCGAGCCGCCCGCGCTGCTGCGCCAGATGGTCGCGGACGGCCGGCTCGGCAAGAAGAGCGGCCGCGGCTTCTACGACTGGACCTGA